ATCATCGGCGCAGTCGGCACCGGTTTCGTGAACACCATGTTCAACGGACCGGGCAATGGCGACGCGGCATCGATGATGGATCAGGTTGGCATCCAAGTCGTCGCGGTTCTGGTCGCGATCGCATGGGCTGCCATCGGCACCCTGATCGTCGGCCTGATCGTCAAGTTCACCGTCGGCCTGCGCGTCTCCGAAGAGACCGAGCTTGCCGGTCTGGACATCGGCGAACACGGCGAACGCGCCTACAACGACTGATCCTATCGGACAGCGTGAAACGAGAAAGGCCGGGAATGATCCCGGCCTTTTTCTTTGGTTCGAAATGGCAACAGGGTCAGCCGCCCGCGCTCAACATCTCGACCATCTGGCGGATCGGCGAGATGTCGTATCCGCCGCCAGCCGCTTTGGATGCGATGACCGATGGGTTCTTGCCCGCCTTGGCCTCAGCCAGCGCCCAGAGCAAAGTGGACCGCGTGCCCGACCGGCAATAGGCGAGGATCGGGCCTTCCGAGTTGTCGATGGCAGCGCGCATGGCGTCGACCTGACCAGGGCCGAACCCGGCGTGCGTGATGGGAATTGCGACGTAATCGATCCCGGCCGCCTTGGCCGCGGTCTCGATTTCCGAGCCCGGCGTCTGGTCCGGGCTTTCGTCTTCGGGACGGTTGTTGACGATCAGCGTTACGCCAAGGTCCTTCGCGGTTGCGACGTCGGCAACGGTGATCTGAGGGCTGGCATAGAGATTGTCGTCGATTTGCCGAAAGTCGCTCATGGCTCGTGCTCCACCTGCGCCGCGACTGTCGCGGCATATGCGCTGGCACCCATTTAGACGTTCGGCGTCGCCGGTAAAGGGCTACGCACCGCAGCCCTTATGGCTGATCCGGTCATTTGAAAATCGTGCGGAAAAGCCACAATGGCCGCTGGTCATGGTACCTTGTAACATCTACAGGGCGTCCGAAATGGCGGGATTGCCATTAACATTTCATGGTCCGGGCATGGCAAGAGTGCCACGCCCGACTGCAAAATCCTGCGTCTCGCGTAAATAATTCGCCAAGCCGACTCAAATCTTCTATAACGCCCTCTGTAATCGGGCGTGGCGGCAGACTTCTGCGCCCGGATTCGTCAGGTAACTGTCCGCCCGCAGGCCGCGACGATCTAGTGAAGGGCGAGAGTTAAGGTACGCTTCGTTTTATGGGTTATGACAGAGGTCGGCGCGGTCGGGGCCGCGACAAGCGCGATGGTTTTGGCGAAGAAGGCTACGATCCCTTCTCGCAGGGCGGATTCGGCTACGAACAGGGTGGATTCGACGATCGCGGCGGCGGTGGTGGCGGTGGCTACAATCGCGGCGGTGGCGGCGGCGGTGGTTATAACCGCGGCGGCGGCTTTGGCGGCGATGACCGTGGCGGCGGCGGTGGTTTCCGCAGTGGCGGTGGCGGCGGCGGTTTCCGCGGCGGTGGCGGCGGAGGTGGCCGTATGCCCCCGCAGGTCGTCGGAACCGGCAAGGGAGTCGTAAAGTTCTTCAACGCCAACAAGGGTTTCGGCTTCATTCAGCGTGATGACGGCGGCGAAGACGTTTTCGTTCACATCAGCGCCGTGGAACGCGCCGGGCTAGAAAGCCTTGGCGAAGGTCAGGAACTGGAATTCAACCTCGTCGATCGCGGCGGCAAGATTTCGGCCAGCGACCTTCAGGTCGTGGGTGACATCGTCCCTGCCGAGAAAAAGCGCGAAACGCCGCAGCGCGAGCTGACTGGTGAGAAGGCTGTCGGCACGGTGAAGTTCTTCAATTCGATGAAGGGCTTTGGCTTCATCACCCGCGACGATGGCGAACAGGATGCGTTCGTGCACCTCAGCGCGGTCGAACGTTCCGGCCTGTCTGGCCTGAACGAAGGCGACCGGCTTGAATTCGATCTAGAGGTGGACCGACGCGGCAAATATTCCGCGGTCAACCTCGTGCCCGTACAGGGCTGACCAGCGGAGCAGGGGCGCGGCCGGTCGATTGACCCGGCCTCGCACTTGCCATACATGGGCACAAATGGCGGCTCCCCGTGGGGCCGCCATTTCTCGTTTTGAATTTCCGTTAAAGGACCTGACGATGTCGATAACCCCCCTGATGCCCGTTTACCCGCGCTGCGACGTGCGGCCGGTGCGTGGCGAAAATTGCCACTTGGTGTCGGAGGACGGTCGTCGATTCCTGGACTTCGCCAGCGGCATCGCGGTGAACCTGTTGGGCCACTCGCACGCGGGTCTGATCGACGCGATCCAGAAGCAGGCCGAGACATTGATGCACGTCTCGAACCTTTACGGCAGCCCGCAGGGCGAGGTTTTGGCGCAGCGCCTGGTCGACAAGACTTTTGCGGATACGGTGTTCTTCACGAACTCTGGCGCAGAGGCTGTCGAGGCGGCAATGAAAACCGCGCGCGCCTATCACCAGCATCAAGGCGACACGACCCGGTACGAGATCATTACCTTCAACAACGCATTCCACGGCCGCACGATGGCGACGATCAGCGCGTCGAGCCAAGAGAAGATGCACAAGGGCTTCATGCCCATGCTGGAGGGGTTCAAGTACGTCGAGTTCAACGACCTTGAAGGCGCGAAGGCGGCAATCGGGCCGCACACCGCAGGCTTTATGGTCGAACCGGTCCAGGGCGAGGGCGGCATTCGCGTTGCTACTCAGGAGTTCATGCAGGGTCTGCGCGATCTTGCCGATGAGCATGACCTGATGCTCATCCTAGACGAAGTGCAATGCGGCGTTGCCCGCACCGGCACGCTCTATGCCTATGAACAGTTCGGGATCGAACCGGACATTCTTGCGACCGCCAAGGGCATCGGCGGCGGATTCCCGATGGGCGCCTGTCTCGCTACCGAGAGGGCAGCGCGCGGTATGGTCGCCGGTACGCATGGCAGCACCTATGGCGGCAACCCGCTGGCCATGGCCGCAGGTAATGCTGTGCTGGATGCGGTCGCGAATGATGCGTTTCTGGCGCATGTGCGTGAGATGGGGGACATGATCCGCGGCCGGCTGGAACAGTTCATCGGCAATTACCCCGACCTTTTCGAAGAAGTCCGGGGCATGGGCCTGATGTTGGGCGTGAAGATGAAGGTCGAAAGTCGGCCTTTCGTCGCGCACTTGCGCGATCATCACGGACTGTTGGCTGTAGCAGCGGGCGACAATGTCCTGCGCATTCTGCCGCCGCTGGTGATTGAGCCGGAGCATGTCGAGGAATTCATGACGAAGCTGTCGGCTGGTGCCGCAGACTACGCGCCATGACTGTGCGGCATTTCCTGGACCTGTCCGACGCGGGAGGCGATGCGCTGGCGGCTATGATCGGCGATGCGATCGACCGCAAGGAGGCTCGCAAGGGTCAACCGAAAGGCTTGGTCGATGCCGACGCTCCACTGGCGGGGCGGACGCTGGCGATGATCTTCGAAAAGAATTCGACCAGGACCCGTGTTTCGTTCGACATGGCGATGCGTCAACTCGGCGGTAACGCGATGGTGATGCAAGCCGGCACCATGCAGCTTGGTCGTGGGGAAAGCGTTGCCGATACCGCGCGCGTTCTTTCGAGGATGGTCGATGCGATCATGATCCGGACCGACGATCATTCGAAGATCGAGGAACTGGCACATCACGCGACGGTCCCGGTGATCAATGGCCTGACAGACCGTTCGCACCCTTGCCAGATCGTTGCCGATCTTTTGACTTTGGTCGAACACGGCAAGGCGCTGCCGGGGCTGGAGGTCGCGTGGTTCGGCGATGGCAATAACGTGCTGCATTCGTTCCTTGAGGCGGCGGCATTGCTGAAGTTCAACGTGCGCTATGCCGTACCCGATGGGTACGAGCCGGAGCCGGAATTCGTACGTTTTGCGGAAGCGGGGGGTGTGAAAGTCACGCTGACCCGCAGCGCGGAAGAGGCGGCTGAGGGGGCCGACGTGCTGGTGACGGACACCTGGGTTTCGATGGGACAGCCCGAGGCGGCCGGTAAGCTCGCCGCAATGCGTCCCTATCAAGTCAATGAAGCCCTGATGACGTTCGCCAACCCGGACGCGCTTTTCCTGCACTGCCTTCCGGCCCATGTCGGGGACGAGGTGAGCGAAGGAGTGTTCGAGAGCGCGCAGTCCGTCGTTTGGGACGAAGCCGAGAACCGCATCCACGCGCAAAAGTCCGTCCTTCGCTGGGCATTCGGCCAGTTGTGAGCGACGCGCAAATGCCCGAGGCGATCGGCGAGACGGGCTTCGACCGGGTTCTGTCGTTTACGATTCCCGATCGAGATGCTCGTGGGCGATGCGTCCGATTGGGGCCGACGCTCGATACGATTCTTTCGGCTCACGAATATCCAGCCGCAGTTCGCAATCTGCTGTCGGAAGCGTTGGTGCTGTGCACGCTCATGGGTTCTCTCGTAAAGGACGAGGGTCAGCTCACGATGCAGGCGCAGTCCAATGCGGGGCCGATTGAGCTCTTGGTCTGCGATTATCGCGGCGGGGAGTTGAGGGGCTACGTGCGCCACAACACGGAGCGCGTCGAGGGTTTGGGCGCCAACCCGCAACTAGGGGCGCTGTTTGGTGAAGATGCTTTTCTTGCAGTGACTTTCGACTTGTCCGTCACCGGTCAGCGATATCAGGGAATCGTGCCGTTCGACGGCGCCACGCTAAGCGAAGCGTGCGAACATTATTTCCGCCAGTCCGAGCAAGTGCCATCGATCTTGCGCGTCGCAATATCGTCGGATGGGCCGCACACGATCGCGGGTGGGATGTTGATTCAGCATCTGCCGGATGGAGAGGAAGGGCGCGAACGCCTCCATGTCCGCTATGACGACCCGGATTGGGAACATGTCGCGGTCATGGGCGGAAGCGTGCGGCACGGCGAACTGATCGATCCATCCCTGACGCTTGAGGCGATGCTCTGGCGGCTATTCCACGAAGAAGACGAGCTCCGCGTTGCGCAAGGCGAACCAGTTTTCCGTGGGTGTCGTTGCTCGGTGGAGCACTATCGCGAAGTGCTGTCGCGCTTTTCCGAAAACGATCGATTGGAGATGCGCCAGCCAGATGGCTTGGTCCACGTGGATTGCGCGTTCTGTTCGAAGGTGTTCGAACTCGACATGTAGCTTTGGCCGCGCTTGCCAGCGTCTCGCGCTAGTCTTAACGCACCGATATGGAAAAATCGCAGAAGAAGGCCGTTGTCCTGCTCTCCGGTGGGCTCGATTCGATGGTTACTGCCGGGATCGCGCGCGAGAAGGGATATGCGCTGAACGCGCTGACCATCGACTATAATCAGCGTCACGCGCGGGAAATTCAAAGTGCCAAGACTATTGCTGTTGCACTCGAGGTCGATAGGCATCTGCTCTTGCCGCTTGATCTGCGCGCATTCGGCGGGTCGGCGCTAACAGATTCCATCGATGTGCCGAAGGGGGGGGTAGGGAATGACATTCCGGTTACCTACGTACCAGCGCGGAACCTGGTTTTTCTCTCACTGACGCTCAGCTGGGCCGAAGCGATCGGTGCGCGGGACATCTTCATTGGCGTCAATGCGCTCGATTATTCTGGATATCCTGACTGTAGGCCCGAATTCATCGAGGCCTTTCAGGAATTGGCTCGATTGGCGACGAAAGCAGGAGCGGAAGGGCATCAATTCACGATCCACGCTCCGCTCCAGCATCTGGGCAAGGCGGAGATCGTCAAGGAAGCCTACCGATTGGACCTCGACCCGGGGATGAGCTGGTCGTGCTACGATCCGGAGTTGGACGGATCCGCATGCGGCCTATGCGATAGCTGTCGCCTGCGTTTGGCAGGGTTCGCGGCTGCTCAGCACACCGATCCAGTGAGCTATAGACAAACCTGAGTTGGGCACCTGATCGCCTAAAACAAAAAAGGGGCCGGATTTCTCCGACCCCCCTTTTCGTATTGCCTGAAGCCGAAGCTTACATGCCCGAACCCGGACCGTAGGTGATTTCCACCCGGCGGTTCTGGAGTTCGCGGACACCGTCTGCGGTGGGCACGCGCGGGTTGCTTTCGCCGAAAGCTTCGCTCGTGATCGCCGAGGCGGGGATGCTGCGGGCCGTGAGGTACGCAGTGACCGAGTCGTTGCGACGCTCCGACAGGCCCATGTTGTACTGCACCGAACCCGAACGGTCCGTGTAACCGGCCAGCATGATCGGAACGCTGTCGCAATCGGCATATGCCGCGATGGCGCTGTCGAGAATGCTCGCTGCTTCCGGCGTGATTTCTGCCGAATCCCAGTCGAAGAACACGATGTACGGACCCGTGTTGCAGACTGCTTCCGGCGGCGGGGGCGGCGGAGGCGGCGGCGGGGGCGGAGGCGGCGGCGGCGGCGGCGGCGGGGGCGGCGGCGGAGCAGCACCGAAGTTGTACGCAATCGTACCCATCAGCGAGTGCGTCCGCACGTCGTGCGACACATCGAAGCCATCGGCCGAAACCAGATCCACATCATCATGACGGAAGTAGCGATACTTCAGACCGACGTCCCAGTTGTCGGTCAGCGGCGCGCGGATACCCGCAAGAACCTGCCAAGCGAAGCCGGTGTCGGAATCGTCGAGGATATCATCAACTTCGGTCTTGGTGCGGGCAACGCCGACACCGCCACCGACAAAGCCCTGAAGACCATCGTCAGGACCGAAGTCGAGAAGACCGTTGAGCATGAAGCTAAGCGTGTTGAACTTCGCCTTGACGTCTTCATCTTCGAACGATTCGTCGAACAGGGTCAGACCGTCGTCATCAGTGCCCTTGTAGGCAGCTTCAGCTTCCAGACGGAACGCGCCGAAATCGTAGCCGACGAGGCCACCGAAATCGTACCCGTAATCCCAATCGATCTGAGCGGCATCTTCGACGTCAGCGATATCTACATCAGCGTCTTCGGCCAGCATGACGCCGCCGTCGAGTTCGATGTACCACGTGTCGTCGCGTGCCAGTGCAGGTGTAGCGAGGACCGTAGAGGCCATCGCCATTCCAATCACCAGTTTACGCATTAGCGTTTCCCCTTACTTTCCATTCTATTGATCGAGGCCACGGAGGTGAGTTCTATCCCTTGTCCTACACCCGCGCAAGCGCGGAAGGGCGCAGACATTGTTGCCAAATTGCATCAATGATGTCCGAGCTTTCGTAGAATTCGCAAATATATTTCCCTCACGTTCCTGCCTTAACTCATGTGGGGTGGCTAGGTTCCCGTCTGGTTACAATTAGATGGAAAAAGTTCGCAGCTATTGCAGACCGGCAATTTTCAGAGCCGCGAGTATGCCGGCTATGGCGTCGCGGGCTTGCTGATCGACGACCGGTCCACCTGCCGGCTCACTAACGGTGACCGGCTGCATCCAGCCGTTGAAGAACATCGTCGAAAGGCCCGTGGACAGGTCAAATACGGTCATGCCCGCTCGCGGTTCGAAAAATTGCCATTGCCCTTCCTGAAAGCTTGCGAGGCAATCGGATCGGCCGGAAAATGCGTCAGAGCCATCGGGCCCGACAATCCAGCTCTGGCCATTTTCCGGTGCGGAAGGTTCAGCACTCAACATGCCCTCGACAACGGGATGCAACAGGGCGTCAATGCGTGAATGCGCTTCATTCAGGCTGATCTCCTTTTGTGCTTGCGCCACGTAAAGCATGGGAATGGCAAAGCGCGGCGTGCTGTCGCTAAAGGTGACGGGTTCGGTCATTGGCTACTCCAGAATGTCTTGGATTGGCAGGCTGAGTGGAAGAGAGACAGCGCCGGACCCTATTTGCCGGATTTCAAATCGTGCCGGACCGGGTCGCATGGTGAGGCTTGCCCATTGTGCGGGCGATATCGTGAGTTTCGCGCTGTTCACGTTCCAGATAGTCTGATCGCCAGATGCGTCGATAAAGCGCACTTCGTAAGTTTCGGCTGGTTCTACCAGCGGCGCGTCGACGCCTTCGGCCCAAAGCCATGCACCACGGGCGCGCCTGATCCACTGGATATCGAGCGCGCCATTCTGATCGTGCGCGACCTTCGCGCAAACCGGAGTAAGGGGGCGTAGGCTGGCTCCTACATCCTCCAGAATCGCGACTGCCGGATCGATATCGGCATTGCCAAGTGCGACTATCGACGGCTTGGTCGCATTTCCGATGGCAGCGATATCGATTGGCGTCAGCTGTTCGTCGAGCAGCGTGAAGCTTTCGCCAATTCCGTGAAGGCCGATTGCGAATTCGGTCCCACCACGCCCCCTCAGCAAGCCGGATAATTGCCACCGACCGCCGCCCAGCGCCTTGGCTTCTGTGAACTGGATGATCTCCGATCCGAGGCGGGCCTGGTTCGCGCCCTGGAGAAGTCCGTTGACGTCTGTTGGAAGCAGCGCATCGGAAGCGTTCGCAAGTTGAACGATGACTGTGCTCGAGCGGTCGACGACATGCGGACTGGCGGGGGGGAGAGTCGACGCGGCGGTGCCGATGGTCGCCCGGTCCCGGTCGGCGACCCCGGCATCGATCAGCATGCCATCCCCACGGTCGACATATAGGCTTGCGCCATCCCATCCATCCGCAGCAGATGAGGCCGCCGCATAGATGAGGCGTTCGTTTCCGCTGCCTATTCCATCCCAAGGCAGTTCGAATGCTTTGATGATGGTCGGGCCGTTTTGTCGGTCGACAGGTGGGTTGGCG
The sequence above is a segment of the Croceicoccus naphthovorans genome. Coding sequences within it:
- a CDS encoding TIGR01244 family sulfur transferase; translated protein: MSDFRQIDDNLYASPQITVADVATAKDLGVTLIVNNRPEDESPDQTPGSEIETAAKAAGIDYVAIPITHAGFGPGQVDAMRAAIDNSEGPILAYCRSGTRSTLLWALAEAKAGKNPSVIASKAAGGGYDISPIRQMVEMLSAGG
- a CDS encoding cold-shock protein — translated: MGYDRGRRGRGRDKRDGFGEEGYDPFSQGGFGYEQGGFDDRGGGGGGGYNRGGGGGGGYNRGGGFGGDDRGGGGGFRSGGGGGGFRGGGGGGGRMPPQVVGTGKGVVKFFNANKGFGFIQRDDGGEDVFVHISAVERAGLESLGEGQELEFNLVDRGGKISASDLQVVGDIVPAEKKRETPQRELTGEKAVGTVKFFNSMKGFGFITRDDGEQDAFVHLSAVERSGLSGLNEGDRLEFDLEVDRRGKYSAVNLVPVQG
- a CDS encoding aspartate aminotransferase family protein, with amino-acid sequence MSITPLMPVYPRCDVRPVRGENCHLVSEDGRRFLDFASGIAVNLLGHSHAGLIDAIQKQAETLMHVSNLYGSPQGEVLAQRLVDKTFADTVFFTNSGAEAVEAAMKTARAYHQHQGDTTRYEIITFNNAFHGRTMATISASSQEKMHKGFMPMLEGFKYVEFNDLEGAKAAIGPHTAGFMVEPVQGEGGIRVATQEFMQGLRDLADEHDLMLILDEVQCGVARTGTLYAYEQFGIEPDILATAKGIGGGFPMGACLATERAARGMVAGTHGSTYGGNPLAMAAGNAVLDAVANDAFLAHVREMGDMIRGRLEQFIGNYPDLFEEVRGMGLMLGVKMKVESRPFVAHLRDHHGLLAVAAGDNVLRILPPLVIEPEHVEEFMTKLSAGAADYAP
- the argF gene encoding ornithine carbamoyltransferase, coding for MTVRHFLDLSDAGGDALAAMIGDAIDRKEARKGQPKGLVDADAPLAGRTLAMIFEKNSTRTRVSFDMAMRQLGGNAMVMQAGTMQLGRGESVADTARVLSRMVDAIMIRTDDHSKIEELAHHATVPVINGLTDRSHPCQIVADLLTLVEHGKALPGLEVAWFGDGNNVLHSFLEAAALLKFNVRYAVPDGYEPEPEFVRFAEAGGVKVTLTRSAEEAAEGADVLVTDTWVSMGQPEAAGKLAAMRPYQVNEALMTFANPDALFLHCLPAHVGDEVSEGVFESAQSVVWDEAENRIHAQKSVLRWAFGQL
- a CDS encoding Hsp33 family molecular chaperone HslO, yielding MPEAIGETGFDRVLSFTIPDRDARGRCVRLGPTLDTILSAHEYPAAVRNLLSEALVLCTLMGSLVKDEGQLTMQAQSNAGPIELLVCDYRGGELRGYVRHNTERVEGLGANPQLGALFGEDAFLAVTFDLSVTGQRYQGIVPFDGATLSEACEHYFRQSEQVPSILRVAISSDGPHTIAGGMLIQHLPDGEEGRERLHVRYDDPDWEHVAVMGGSVRHGELIDPSLTLEAMLWRLFHEEDELRVAQGEPVFRGCRCSVEHYREVLSRFSENDRLEMRQPDGLVHVDCAFCSKVFELDM
- the queC gene encoding 7-cyano-7-deazaguanine synthase QueC; translated protein: MEKSQKKAVVLLSGGLDSMVTAGIAREKGYALNALTIDYNQRHAREIQSAKTIAVALEVDRHLLLPLDLRAFGGSALTDSIDVPKGGVGNDIPVTYVPARNLVFLSLTLSWAEAIGARDIFIGVNALDYSGYPDCRPEFIEAFQELARLATKAGAEGHQFTIHAPLQHLGKAEIVKEAYRLDLDPGMSWSCYDPELDGSACGLCDSCRLRLAGFAAAQHTDPVSYRQT
- a CDS encoding OmpA family protein, coding for MRKLVIGMAMASTVLATPALARDDTWYIELDGGVMLAEDADVDIADVEDAAQIDWDYGYDFGGLVGYDFGAFRLEAEAAYKGTDDDGLTLFDESFEDEDVKAKFNTLSFMLNGLLDFGPDDGLQGFVGGGVGVARTKTEVDDILDDSDTGFAWQVLAGIRAPLTDNWDVGLKYRYFRHDDVDLVSADGFDVSHDVRTHSLMGTIAYNFGAAPPPPPPPPPPPPPPPPPPPPPPPPEAVCNTGPYIVFFDWDSAEITPEAASILDSAIAAYADCDSVPIMLAGYTDRSGSVQYNMGLSERRNDSVTAYLTARSIPASAITSEAFGESNPRVPTADGVRELQNRRVEITYGPGSGM
- a CDS encoding DUF2793 domain-containing protein encodes the protein MTEPVTFSDSTPRFAIPMLYVAQAQKEISLNEAHSRIDALLHPVVEGMLSAEPSAPENGQSWIVGPDGSDAFSGRSDCLASFQEGQWQFFEPRAGMTVFDLSTGLSTMFFNGWMQPVTVSEPAGGPVVDQQARDAIAGILAALKIAGLQ